Proteins encoded together in one Gadus chalcogrammus isolate NIFS_2021 chromosome 18, NIFS_Gcha_1.0, whole genome shotgun sequence window:
- the LOC130371670 gene encoding serine/threonine-protein kinase SBK1-like: MQDHAGERQVAGSLPHSLKAGLSLSPSGPGRVASGGGSSPTAKMAFCGGGGGVPTEDMQALAISSLSAADVAQRYEHLRELGKGTYGKVDLMAHRTQGTKMALKFVTKSKTKLKSFLREYSLTASLSCSPFIVTVTDVLFETEDCYVFGQEYAPAGDLFDIIPPQVGLPEEMVKRCMQQLGLALDFMHAKGLVHRDVKPENVLLFDRECRRVKLADFGMTRRAGCRVKRVSGTIPYTAPEVCAAGRAEGFLVTTALDVWAFGVLVFCMLTGNFPWEAAAPADAFYEEFRRWQKAGCPAGTYPSQWRRFTDDALRMFRRLLAAEPGERCGVKDVFCFIKYALLSELRRRASCRGKRGERAGSLGACPGGGGGGACGPPAVSSFSSASASSSSSASRSGHRHPEPSPPPPAPPPGGPCLRPAPLKRTVLSDPLSPRDESPSPGRDKSKSQLLMATAIEICV; encoded by the exons ATGCAGGACCATGCAGGGGAGCGACAGGTCGCTGGCAG tctGCCTCACAGCCTCAAGGCCggcctgtccctctctccgtcggGACCGGGCCGCGTGGCTAGCGGGGGGGGCTCCTCGCCCACCGCCAAGATGGCGTTctgcggcggggggggcggagTCCCGACGGAGGACATGCAGGCGCTCGCCATCAGCTCGCTGTCGGCCGCCGACGTGGCGCAGCGCTACGAGCACCTCCGCGAGCTGGGGAAGGGCACCTACGGCAAGGTGGACCTGATGGCCCACCGCACACAag GCACCAAGATGGCGCTGAAGTTCGTGACGAAGAGCAAGACGAAGCTGAAGAGCTTCCTGCGGGAGTACAGCCTCACCGCCTCGCTCAGCTGCAGCCCCTTCATCGTCACGGTGACCGACGTGCTCTTCGAGACCGAGGACTGCTACGTGTTCGGCCAGGAGTACGCCCCCGCCGGGGACCTGTTCGACATCATCCCCCCCcag gtgggtCTCCCGGAGGAGATGGTGAAGCGGTGCATGCAGCAGCTGGGTCTGGCGCTGGACTTCATGCACGCCAAGGGCCTGGTGCACCGCGACGTCAAGCCCGAGAACGTGCTGCTGTTCGACCGCGAGTGCCGGCGCGTGAAGCTGGCCGACTTCGGCATGACGCGGCGGGCGGGCTGCCGGGTGAAGCGGGTCAGCGGCACCATCCCCTACACGGCGCCCGAGGTCTGCGCCGCCGGCCGCGCCGAGGGCTTCCTGGTCACCACGGCGCTGGACGTGTGGGCCTTCGGCGTGCTCGTCTTCTGCATGCTCACCGGGAACTTCCCCTGGGAGGCGGCCGCGCCCGCCGACGCCTTCTACGAGGAGTTCCGGCGCTGGCAGAAGGCGGGCTGCCCCGCCGGGACCTACCCGTCCCAGTGGCGGCGCTTCACCGACGACGCCCTGCGCATGTTCCGCCGGCTGCTGGCGGCCGAGCCGGGCGAGCGCTGCGGCGTGAAGGACGTCTTCTGCTTCATCAAGTACGCGCTGCTGAGCGAGCTGCGGCGCCGCGCCTCCTGCCGCGGCAAGAGGGGCGAGCGGGCCGGCTCGCTGGGGGCGTGtcccggcggcggggggggcggggcctgcggGCCGCCCGCCGTCTCCTCGTTCTCGTCGGCGTCGGCCTCGTCGTCTTCGTCGGCGTCCCGCTCCGGCCACAGACACCCGGAgccgtcccccccgcccccggcgccccccccgggggggcccTGCCTGCGGCCGGCGCCGCTGAAGCGCACCGTGCTGTCGGACCCCCTGTCCCCCCGCGACGAGAGCCCCTCCCCCGGCCGCGACAAGAGCAAGAGCCAGCTGCTGATGGCAACCGCCATCGAGATCTGCGTGTAg